The following proteins are co-located in the Anas platyrhynchos isolate ZD024472 breed Pekin duck chromosome 1, IASCAAS_PekinDuck_T2T, whole genome shotgun sequence genome:
- the PROSER2 gene encoding LOW QUALITY PROTEIN: proline and serine-rich protein 2 (The sequence of the model RefSeq protein was modified relative to this genomic sequence to represent the inferred CDS: deleted 1 base in 1 codon): MASCAALGSGSPEGVMPRNLLSDFPEATSEISPKHAVGSMERGSSVENRGNQARCKNLAMDDESMKYLTHEEQDVLMFFEETIDALEDDLEEPVLHDSGIHCQSSRSTEENVSSHSETEDIIDLVQSTPESSDHEGPPSKDAEPVLDATWRAESPKPAAPADLPSHPSVSQPLSCETPLPPPPPPAVQHPKLLRSIPTPLIMAQKMSEQQAESRVRFPGALKEGSLDRKKTPVANGDCFAAPKHPPAPAPKLHRFPSNINITNVSGKEFNETISKAAVNVQERRAQVLANINGGAFLAAELEEKLQKNDFLSRNRSSSLRDLSSEQARYEALTKLGLVKGKPAQDQVDHAPSAQRLDAQPKQADAIPNGYQNIHEVLKSEPSPFLPLGKTVTIKPEGALAANKATQQNAAKGFNDYKPPNLSLDMRRRSGSLPRPSGFRSQGITVKFAGRGSTEEARREALRKLGLLKETA; this comes from the exons ATGGCATCCTGCGCTGCGCTGGGATCAGGAAGTCCA GAGGGTGTGATGCCTAGAAATCTCCTCTCAGATTTTCCTGAAGCGACATCCGAAATCTCTCCAAAGCACGCAGTTGGGAGCATGGAgaggggcagcagcgtggagaacCGTGGCAACCAAGCGAGGTGTAAAAATCTTGCTATG GACGATGAGAGTATGAAGTACTTAACCCACGAAGAGCAGGACGTTCTCATGTTCTTCGAGGAAACTATAGATGCCTTAGAAGACGACTTGGAGGAACCAGTCCTACATGACAGTGGCATCCACTGTCAGTCTTCAAGGTCAACGGAAGAGAACGTGTCCAGCCATTCGGAAACCGAGGATATCATTGACTTAGTTCAGTCAACGCCCGAGAGCAGCGACCACGAAGGCCCTCCTAGCAAAGATGCAGAACCAG TGTTGGATGCTACCTGGCGAGCGGAGAGCCCTAAGCCAGCTGCACCTGCTGACCTTCCCTCGCATCCCTCGGTGTCGCAGCCGCTGAGCTGTGAgactcctcttcctcctccaccccctcctGCCGTGCAGCATCCAAAATTGCTTCGCTCGATCCCTACCCCGCTCATCATGGCCCAGAAGATGTCCGAGCAGCAAGCGGAGAGCAGGGTGCGCTTCCCCGGTGCCCTCAAGGAAGGGAGCTTGGACAGGAAGAAGACCCCCGTAGCCAACGGTGATTGTTTTGCAGCTCCAAAGCACCCCCCTGCACCCGCCCCCAAACTGCACCGCTTTCCCAGCAACATCAACATAACCAACGTCAGTGGCAAGGAATTCAACGAGACCATCTCCAAGGCAGCCGTTAACGTGCAGGAGCGGAGAGCTCAGGTGCTGGCCAACATCAACGGCGGAGCCTTTCTGGCAGCCGAGCTGGAGGAGAAGCTGCAGAAGAACGACTTCTTGTCGCGCAACAGGAGCTCTTCCTTACGGGATCTCTCCTCTGAGCAAGCGCGCTATGAGGCCCTGACAAAACTGGGTCTCGTTAAGGGAAAGCCAGCTCAGGACCAAGTGGATCATGCCCCGAGCGCTCAGCGTCTTGATGCGCAGCCCAAGCAGGCAGACGCCATTCCCAACGGGTACCAAAACATCCACGAGGTCTTAAAAAGCGAGCCCAGCCCTTTCCTTCCTCTGGGCAAAACTGTGACAATCAAACCAGAGGGAGCTCTTGCTGCTAACAAGGCCACTCAGCAGAACGCAGCAAAGGGCTTTAATGATTACAAGCCCCCTAACCTCAGCCTGGATATGAGGAGGAGGTCGGGTTCGCTGCCCAGACCCTCGGGATTTCGCTCGCAAGGGATCACCGTCAAGTTCGCTGGACGTGGCTCAACAGAAGAAGCCAGGAGAGAGGCACTCCGCAAACTGGGACTGCTGAAAGAGACAGCGTAA